GCTTTATTAGTTCCAGATCTAGCAGTACTTACTATCTAAAATGTGTGTTACTATTAATAGTAGATATTAAGAATGTTAAATATAGATAATAAGAGTACTTAAATTGCAGTAAAGGAGGGTTATATGAGTAATCTTGCACGTGAGGCTAAACCCAGATATGAGTATGTAAAGCAGGTATTTCTTGATAAGGATTTCCCAGAAGATGTAATTGATTACGTGCTACTACGTAGTTCAAATTATGTATATGAAAACCTAGAAAGTAGCATTAGTAAGCTAGAAAAGGAAATGAATAAGACTAGAGATGAATTTAGGAGTGGAATAGGGAAACTAGATGAAAAAGTAGAAAAAGTAAGAAGTGAGCTTAAGGGTGATATAGGGAAGCTAGATGAAAGAATAGGCAAGTTAGGTGAGAAAGTAGAAAAAGTAAGAAGTGAGCTTTCTGCAGAAATAAAGACAGTAAGAAGTGAGCTTTCTGCAGAGATAAAGGGAGTAAGAAGTGAGTTTAAGGGTGATATAGGCAAGTTAGATGAAA
This genomic interval from Borrelia sp. A-FGy1 contains the following:
- the bdr gene encoding Bdr family repetitive protein, which translates into the protein MSNLAREAKPRYEYVKQVFLDKDFPEDVIDYVLLRSSNYVYENLESSISKLEKEMNKTRDEFRSGIGKLDEKVEKVRSELKGDIGKLDERIGKLGEKVEKVRSELSAEIKTVRSELSAEIKGVRSEFKGDIGKLDE